A region from the Sorex araneus isolate mSorAra2 chromosome 6, mSorAra2.pri, whole genome shotgun sequence genome encodes:
- the TMEM179B gene encoding transmembrane protein 179B has protein sequence MALPWLHRVELMLLAAAFLCGAVAAVALTRTQGSFRGCPLYGVAALNGTSLALSQPSAPSLCYFVAGASGLLALYCLLLLLFWVYSSCIEDSYRGPVGLRIALVVSVLAIFLLLVSACILHFGTSSLCKSIVSQNITNSCAEAQKIRWTPLGITLQFYSSLHNAEISSWVNLLLWCVVLVLQVVQWRSEATSFRPRQRGDPAWSSETDVLVGTRLPHY, from the exons ATGGCGCTGCCCTGGCTGCACCGCGTCGAGCTCATGCTCCTGGCCGCCGCCTTCCTGTGCGGGGCCGTGGCGGCGGTGGCGCTGACTCGGACCCAG GGCTCCTTCAGGGGCTGTCCCCTGTACGGTGTGGCTGCCCTGAATGGCACCTCTCTGGCCTTGTCCCAGCCCTCGGCCCCATCCCTCTGCTATTTTGTGGCTGGGGCCTCGGGCCTCCTGGCCCTCTACTGTCTCCTACTTCTGCTCTTCTGGGTCTACAGCAGCTGCATCGAGGATTCCTACAG AGGCCCCGTCGGGCTCCGCATAGCACTGGTCGTCTCCGTTCTGGCCATCTTCCTGCTCTTAGTGTCCGCCTGCATTCTTCACTTTGGTACCAGTTCTCTCTGCAAATCCATCGTCTCCCAGAACATAACAAATAG TTGCGCTGAAGCCCAGAAAATCCGATGGACACCCCTTGGAATTACTTTGCAGTTTTACTCCAGCCTACACAATGCTGAA ATCTCCTCCTGGGTGAACCTGCTGTTGTGGTGTGTGGTGCTGGTGCTCCAAGTCGTGCAGTGGAGGTCTGAAGCCACTTCCTTCCGGCCTCGGCAGAGAGGGGACCCTGCGTGGAGCTCCGAGACGGATGTGCTGGTTGGGACCCGCCTCCCCCATTACTGA
- the TMEM223 gene encoding transmembrane protein 223, translating to MAAPARRWPVRLLAALRALPGRRAVHDWSPPRDVLLFEHERSRFFVVLGMFCAGQGVFWASLAWAALAGPTGPARTRDAESASRGRQDLRSALWRYGLAAGCGAIGTLVIGAGLLFSLRSVRSVLLLAGGKEVALTTHAPFGLGAHFTVPVNQVSCMAHRGEVPAMLPLKVKGRRFYFLLDKAGHFPNAKLFDNTVGAYRSL from the exons ATGGCGGCTCCCGCGCGGCGGTGGCCGGTGCGGCTGCTCGCTGCGCTGCGCGCTCTGCCCGGGCGCCGGGCCGTGCACGACTGGAGCCCGCCGCGGGACGTGCTGCTCTTCGAGCACGAGCGGAGCCGCTTCTTCGTCGTCCTGGGGATGTTCTGCGCGGGCCAGGGCGTCTTCTGGGCCTCTCTGGCTTGGGCGGCCTTGGCCGGCCCCACCGGCCCGGCTCGGACCCGGGACGCGGAGTCTGCGAGCCGCGGCCGCCAGGACCTGCGTTCCGCGCTCTGGCGCTACGGCCTGGCGGCCGGCTGCGGCGCCATAG GGACCCTGGTGATCGGCGCGGGTCTTCTCTTCTCCCTGCGCTCCGTGCGCTCCGTGCTGCTGCTGGCTGGAGGGAaggaggtggctctcaccactCACGCCCCCTTTGGGCTGGGGGCCCACTTCACAGTTCCTGTGAACCAGGTGTCCTGCATGGCGCACCGCGGTGAAGTCCCGGCCATGCTGCCTCTGAAGGTCAAAGGCCGACGCTTCTACTTCCTCTTGGACAAAGCTGGACATTTCCCCAATGCCAAGCTCTTTGACAACACTGTGGGGGCTTACCGGAGCCTGTGA